A genomic window from Variovorax paradoxus includes:
- a CDS encoding DMT family transporter: protein MSHRQRLLGIAALLLATSGWGGMFLVSKGVLHHVEPAWFTLIRYSMSALLFVLLIVPRGTAPWRKLRQHAGPLAVRGFAGFGIFSVMLLAGLAHSVPSHGAVIMATTPMTTQLLRWALDGVRPSRSTLLTTALSLLGVAIVSGLLFGAGASGESTLYGDAVAFVGTLGWVWYTRGAARFPELDVIEYTALTVLASWPLLLATALAGTLLGWTHAPSVEGLRLSWQALLYVGLVSSAIAVLAFNYGVRTLGAVTGTAFINFVPVSALLMSAALGRLPTVNEAVGMAMVVGALLIHTALSRKASAPAPAPIAKTPQNSRNYSTCGAASS, encoded by the coding sequence ATGTCCCATCGCCAACGCCTGCTCGGCATCGCCGCGCTGCTGCTCGCCACCTCCGGGTGGGGCGGCATGTTTCTGGTCAGCAAGGGCGTGCTGCACCACGTCGAGCCGGCGTGGTTCACGCTCATCCGCTACAGCATGTCCGCGCTGCTGTTCGTGCTGCTGATTGTTCCGCGCGGCACGGCGCCGTGGCGCAAGCTGCGCCAGCATGCCGGGCCGCTGGCGGTGCGCGGGTTCGCGGGCTTCGGCATCTTCAGCGTGATGCTGCTGGCGGGCCTGGCGCACTCGGTGCCCTCGCATGGCGCGGTGATCATGGCGACCACGCCCATGACCACGCAGCTGCTGCGCTGGGCGCTCGACGGCGTGCGGCCTAGCCGTTCCACGCTGCTGACCACGGCGCTGTCTCTGCTGGGCGTGGCCATCGTGTCGGGGCTGCTGTTCGGCGCTGGGGCATCGGGCGAGTCGACGCTCTATGGCGACGCTGTGGCCTTCGTCGGTACGCTGGGCTGGGTCTGGTACACGCGCGGCGCTGCGCGCTTTCCGGAACTCGACGTGATCGAGTACACCGCGCTCACGGTGCTGGCCTCTTGGCCGCTGCTGCTGGCCACGGCCCTGGCGGGCACGCTGCTGGGCTGGACGCATGCGCCCAGCGTGGAAGGACTGCGCCTGTCGTGGCAGGCATTGCTGTACGTCGGCCTGGTGTCTTCGGCCATCGCTGTGCTGGCTTTCAACTACGGGGTGCGCACGCTGGGCGCGGTCACGGGCACGGCCTTCATCAACTTCGTGCCGGTGTCGGCGCTGCTGATGAGCGCGGCACTGGGCAGGCTGCCCACGGTGAACGAGGCAGTGGGCATGGCGATGGTGGTCGGCGCGCTGCTGATCCATACCGCCCTGAGCCGCAAGGCTTCCGCGCCGGCCCCGGCACCGATCGCGAAGACCCCGCAGAATTCGCGCAACTACAGCACCTGTGGAGCCGCATCGTCATGA
- a CDS encoding NADH:flavin oxidoreductase/NADH oxidase, with protein sequence MSTSTPRLFEPLRLGPLQIDNRIVIAPMCQYSATDGTPGDWHLIHLGHLALSGAGLLILEATAVEAEGRISPGDLGLYSDANEEGLARVLHAMRAHSPIKVAMQLGHAGRKASSRAPWEGGKQIRPEEPGGWKAYAPSAVPHAPTEDPPIALDAAGLARIRNAFVEAARRAARLGLDGLEIHAAHGYLLHQFLSPLANHREDEYGGSLENRMRFPLEVFDAVREVFPTDKPVWVRVSAIDWVPGGWDLEGTVAFAKALEARGCAAIHVSSGGVSPKQAIALGAGYQVPFAERVKSEVGMPVIAVGLITEARQAEEIIAKGQADAVSLARAILYDPRWPWHAAAELGAQVKAPHQYWRSQPREFKDLFENAAFGAR encoded by the coding sequence ATGAGCACCAGCACGCCCCGTCTCTTCGAGCCCCTGCGGCTCGGCCCTCTTCAAATCGACAACCGCATCGTCATCGCGCCGATGTGCCAGTACTCCGCTACAGACGGCACGCCGGGCGACTGGCACCTGATTCACCTGGGCCATCTCGCGCTCTCGGGAGCGGGGCTGTTGATTCTTGAAGCGACAGCGGTGGAGGCCGAAGGGCGCATCTCGCCCGGCGATCTCGGGCTGTATTCCGATGCCAACGAAGAAGGCCTGGCGCGCGTGCTGCATGCGATGCGTGCGCACTCGCCCATCAAGGTCGCGATGCAACTGGGCCACGCCGGGCGCAAAGCATCGAGCCGCGCGCCATGGGAAGGCGGCAAGCAGATACGGCCGGAAGAGCCGGGCGGCTGGAAGGCATACGCGCCCTCTGCCGTGCCGCATGCGCCCACCGAAGACCCGCCCATCGCGCTCGATGCCGCAGGGCTCGCCCGCATCCGCAACGCCTTTGTCGAAGCCGCACGGCGCGCGGCGCGGCTGGGTCTCGATGGCCTGGAGATCCACGCGGCGCATGGTTACCTGCTGCACCAGTTCCTCTCGCCGCTGGCCAACCACCGGGAAGACGAATACGGCGGCAGCCTCGAGAACCGCATGCGCTTTCCGCTCGAGGTGTTCGATGCAGTGCGCGAAGTCTTCCCCACCGACAAGCCGGTGTGGGTGCGTGTCTCGGCCATCGACTGGGTGCCGGGCGGCTGGGACCTCGAGGGCACCGTCGCCTTTGCCAAGGCGCTCGAAGCGCGCGGCTGCGCGGCCATCCACGTATCGAGCGGCGGCGTGTCGCCGAAGCAGGCCATCGCGCTTGGCGCGGGCTACCAGGTGCCGTTTGCCGAACGCGTGAAGTCGGAGGTCGGCATGCCGGTCATTGCCGTGGGGCTCATCACCGAGGCTCGGCAGGCGGAGGAAATCATTGCCAAGGGGCAGGCCGATGCGGTGTCGCTGGCGCGCGCGATCCTCTACGACCCGCGCTGGCCGTGGCATGCCGCCGCCGAACTGGGCGCGCAGGTAAAAGCGCCGCACCAGTACTGGCGCTCGCAGCCGCGAGAGTTCAAGGACCTGTTCGAGAACGCGGCGTTCGGGGCGCGCTAG
- a CDS encoding LysR substrate-binding domain-containing protein, translated as MPATILTPPVPLNLRQIEVFHAIMIAGTLSGAARMLCVSQPAVSRVLATTESRLRMLMFERVRGRLQPTPEARRLFSEVESILEGVRRFNALAADLVGGSHGELSLVSSPSFSEWLIPVAIKRFRARYPDVRIKYRPLPFDQLLPHVLLGHADLAISSMPPPASANAASRAIGHSFIECAVPERHPLAQAEAVSATDLVGQTFIGYGRDTPFGRLTADFLAASGLPLRADVEIRSTPEAMALVREGVGVALIEAFGARRSVMTDGVVLKPLSPALAHRIYLIHTNVSPLSAMAKEFLAVFKRLLKQEGRDSALALTLPEHPGEDAPVRAPRP; from the coding sequence ATGCCTGCCACGATCCTGACCCCGCCGGTGCCGCTGAATCTGCGGCAGATCGAAGTCTTCCACGCCATCATGATTGCCGGCACCCTCAGCGGGGCGGCGCGCATGCTGTGCGTTTCCCAGCCGGCCGTCAGCCGCGTGCTGGCCACGACCGAAAGCCGGCTGCGCATGCTGATGTTCGAGCGCGTGCGCGGGCGCCTGCAGCCCACGCCCGAGGCGCGCCGGCTGTTCTCGGAAGTGGAAAGCATCCTCGAGGGCGTGCGCCGCTTCAATGCACTGGCGGCCGACCTGGTCGGCGGCTCCCATGGCGAGCTGTCTTTGGTCTCAAGCCCCAGCTTCAGCGAGTGGCTGATACCGGTGGCGATCAAGCGTTTTCGGGCCCGCTATCCCGATGTGCGCATCAAGTACAGGCCATTGCCGTTCGACCAGTTGCTGCCGCACGTGCTGCTGGGGCACGCGGACCTGGCGATCTCCTCGATGCCGCCGCCGGCCAGTGCCAACGCGGCATCGCGGGCGATCGGCCACAGCTTCATCGAGTGCGCGGTGCCCGAGCGCCATCCGCTGGCGCAGGCCGAGGCGGTGAGCGCGACGGACCTGGTGGGCCAGACCTTCATCGGCTACGGACGCGATACACCCTTCGGCCGGCTCACAGCCGATTTCCTCGCCGCGTCGGGCCTGCCCTTGCGCGCCGACGTCGAGATCCGCTCCACGCCCGAGGCGATGGCGCTGGTGCGTGAAGGCGTCGGCGTGGCGCTGATCGAGGCCTTCGGTGCGCGGCGCTCGGTGATGACGGATGGCGTGGTGCTCAAGCCGCTCTCGCCCGCGCTCGCGCACCGCATCTACCTGATCCACACCAACGTGAGCCCGCTGTCGGCCATGGCGAAGGAGTTCCTGGCCGTCTTCAAGCGGCTGTTGAAGCAGGAGGGCCGCGACAGTGCGCTCGCCCTCACGCTGCCGGAGCACCCGGGCGAGGATGCGCCCGTGCGTGCGCCTCGCCCCTGA
- a CDS encoding N-carbamoyl-D-amino-acid hydrolase → MNRLITVAAAQLGPIQKAEGRDVVVARMVRLLERAHQRGANVVVFPELALTTFFPRWYVENLDEADPWYEEALPSPATQPIFDAIRRYGLTCYLGYAEIAHEADDTGVVRKRRFNTSVVIAPSGEIVLKYRKVHLPGHKEFSTIRKVQHLEKRYFEVGNLGFPVVRAPVSDVDGVNLGMLICNDRRWPEAWRELGLQQVELVMLGYNTPAVNQENRGFEAHHLRNFHSQLSIQAGCYQNATFGVGVAKAGNEDGFELMGHSVIVNPQGEIIAMATSWDDELVVADCNLDMCQLGRNTIFNFAQHRRLEAYTRLTSQTGSTEPPVWQPA, encoded by the coding sequence ATGAACCGCTTGATCACCGTCGCCGCCGCCCAGCTCGGGCCCATCCAGAAAGCCGAAGGCCGCGATGTCGTCGTGGCTCGCATGGTGCGCCTGCTGGAGCGCGCGCATCAGCGCGGTGCCAATGTCGTGGTGTTTCCCGAACTGGCGCTGACCACTTTCTTTCCGCGCTGGTACGTCGAGAACCTCGACGAGGCCGACCCGTGGTACGAAGAGGCGCTGCCCTCGCCCGCCACGCAGCCGATCTTCGATGCCATCCGCCGCTACGGGCTCACCTGCTACCTGGGCTACGCCGAGATCGCCCACGAGGCCGACGATACCGGTGTGGTGCGCAAGCGGCGCTTCAACACCTCGGTGGTGATCGCGCCTTCCGGCGAGATCGTGCTCAAGTACCGCAAGGTGCACCTGCCCGGGCACAAGGAGTTCTCCACCATCCGCAAGGTGCAGCACCTGGAAAAGCGCTACTTCGAGGTGGGCAACCTGGGCTTTCCGGTCGTACGCGCCCCGGTGAGCGACGTGGACGGCGTGAACCTGGGCATGCTGATCTGCAACGACCGCCGCTGGCCCGAAGCGTGGCGCGAGCTCGGGCTGCAGCAGGTCGAGCTGGTCATGCTGGGCTACAACACGCCGGCGGTGAACCAGGAAAACCGCGGCTTCGAGGCGCACCACCTGCGCAACTTTCACTCCCAGCTTTCCATACAGGCCGGGTGCTACCAGAACGCCACCTTCGGCGTGGGCGTGGCCAAGGCCGGCAACGAAGACGGCTTCGAGTTGATGGGCCATTCCGTCATCGTGAACCCCCAGGGCGAAATCATTGCCATGGCCACCAGCTGGGACGACGAGCTGGTGGTGGCCGACTGCAACCTGGACATGTGCCAGCTGGGCCGCAACACCATCTTCAACTTCGCCCAGCACCGCCGCCTGGAAGCCTACACCCGGCTCACCAGCCAGACCGGCAGCACCGAGCCCCCGGTGTGGCAACCGGCGTGA
- a CDS encoding threonine ammonia-lyase: MTSTSSTALPDHIEHAMLGTMRVPRFEDVLRAAQAIAPYVQRTPLLRSPALDALVGGTVWIKPESLQVTGSFKARGAFNALLALTPQQRERGVVAYSTGNHGQAIAWAARQLGVSATIVMPVDAPKTKVARALAQGAKVIHYDRERESREDIGMRLLTETGGTLIPPGDHPEVLAAQGTVALEALQDLPAGARETLGLFAAPCGGGGLMAGCCLVLDALSPGARRVAVEPAGFDDTVRSLRSGRRETNAPGARTLCDALQAVTPAELPFAINQPLLHEAVAVTDAEVARAMRFALEELHLVVEPGGSVALAAMLAGHVSLRGQSAVLVLSGGNVDLPVLQSVMA; this comes from the coding sequence ATGACGAGCACCTCCTCCACGGCGCTGCCGGACCACATCGAGCACGCGATGCTCGGCACGATGCGCGTGCCCCGTTTCGAAGACGTGCTCCGCGCTGCACAAGCCATTGCGCCATACGTGCAGCGCACGCCGCTGCTGCGCTCGCCCGCGCTGGACGCGCTGGTGGGCGGCACCGTGTGGATCAAACCCGAGAGCCTGCAGGTCACCGGCTCCTTCAAGGCCCGCGGCGCCTTCAACGCCCTGCTGGCGCTCACGCCGCAGCAGCGGGAGCGCGGCGTGGTGGCCTATTCAACGGGCAACCACGGCCAGGCGATTGCCTGGGCGGCGCGGCAACTGGGCGTGTCGGCCACCATCGTGATGCCGGTCGATGCCCCCAAGACCAAGGTGGCGCGCGCACTCGCGCAAGGCGCGAAAGTCATCCACTACGACCGCGAGAGGGAAAGCCGCGAGGACATCGGCATGCGCCTGCTGACCGAGACCGGCGGCACGCTGATTCCGCCGGGCGACCACCCCGAGGTGCTGGCCGCGCAGGGCACCGTGGCACTGGAGGCGCTGCAAGACCTGCCAGCCGGTGCGCGCGAAACCCTGGGCCTGTTCGCAGCGCCCTGCGGCGGCGGCGGCCTCATGGCAGGCTGCTGCCTGGTGCTCGATGCGCTGAGCCCCGGCGCGCGGCGCGTGGCCGTCGAGCCCGCGGGCTTCGACGACACCGTGCGCTCGCTGCGCAGCGGCCGGCGAGAGACCAACGCTCCCGGCGCCCGCACGCTGTGCGATGCCCTGCAAGCCGTCACGCCTGCCGAGCTGCCATTCGCCATCAACCAGCCGCTGCTGCACGAGGCCGTCGCCGTGACGGATGCGGAGGTGGCCCGCGCGATGCGATTCGCGCTGGAGGAACTGCACCTCGTCGTCGAGCCTGGCGGCAGCGTGGCGCTCGCGGCCATGCTGGCCGGCCATGTCTCGCTGCGCGGGCAGAGCGCCGTGCTCGTTCTCTCGGGCGGCAATGTCGACCTGCCGGTCCTGCAATCCGTGATGGCGTAG
- a CDS encoding Bug family tripartite tricarboxylate transporter substrate binding protein yields MSFFNVRSFASRRWLLNVLAAPLAALALCGYAQAAYPDKPITLIVPFNAGTTPDIVSRLLADAVGRDLGQSVVVMNRVGASGIIGTQATIAAPADGYTIAYANVATLAINQSLYKKLPYDADTQLAPVALTGFVQNVLAVRSDLGVKDVAGLIDMAKKQPGKLTVASGGNGTTGHLSAEMFKSMAGVSIVHIPYKGGLEADMALMRGEVDLVFENITSIAPHLKGGKITPLAVTGAARDSRLPELPTIAETGLKKYQAVAWTGYVAPAGVDPKILDALNAAFNKALNSPAVKQQLAAQAYEVHTGPRQDLFDLAKKERPVWADVVKHSGAKLD; encoded by the coding sequence ATGTCGTTCTTCAACGTCCGTTCCTTTGCCTCCCGCCGCTGGCTCTTGAATGTGCTGGCCGCACCGCTGGCCGCGCTCGCCCTGTGCGGCTACGCGCAGGCCGCGTACCCCGACAAGCCGATCACCCTGATCGTGCCCTTCAACGCCGGCACCACGCCCGACATCGTCTCGCGGCTGCTCGCCGATGCGGTGGGCCGCGACCTCGGCCAGTCGGTGGTGGTGATGAACCGCGTCGGCGCCTCCGGCATCATCGGCACGCAGGCCACCATCGCCGCCCCCGCGGACGGCTACACCATCGCCTATGCCAACGTGGCAACGCTGGCGATCAACCAGTCGCTCTACAAGAAGCTGCCCTACGACGCCGACACGCAACTCGCCCCGGTGGCGCTGACCGGATTCGTGCAGAACGTGCTGGCCGTGCGCAGCGACCTCGGCGTGAAGGACGTGGCCGGCCTCATCGACATGGCAAAGAAGCAGCCCGGCAAGCTCACCGTGGCCTCCGGCGGCAACGGCACCACCGGCCACCTGAGCGCGGAGATGTTCAAGTCGATGGCTGGCGTGTCCATCGTGCACATCCCGTACAAGGGCGGGCTGGAAGCCGACATGGCGCTGATGCGCGGCGAGGTGGACCTTGTGTTCGAGAACATCACCTCCATCGCTCCGCACCTCAAGGGCGGCAAGATCACGCCGCTGGCCGTGACCGGCGCCGCGCGCGACAGTCGCCTGCCCGAGCTGCCCACCATCGCCGAGACCGGCCTGAAGAAATACCAGGCCGTGGCGTGGACCGGCTACGTGGCGCCGGCCGGCGTCGATCCGAAGATCCTCGACGCCCTCAACGCGGCTTTCAACAAGGCATTGAATTCGCCTGCCGTGAAACAGCAGCTGGCCGCCCAGGCCTATGAGGTCCACACCGGTCCGCGCCAGGATCTGTTCGACCTCGCGAAGAAGGAGCGTCCCGTGTGGGCCGACGTGGTCAAGCACTCGGGCGCCAAGCTCGACTGA
- a CDS encoding N-acyl-D-amino-acid deacylase family protein: protein MADFDLVVRHGTLIDGTGSARRKADIGIRGARVAAIGDLSALRGTAEIDATGRIVAPGFIDSHTHDDRYLLLDPDMPAKLSQGVTTVVTGNCGISLAPWGAPAGATVPPPLNLLGHDPALFGDATFAAYLARLEAAPAAVNAACLVGHTTLRAATMERLDRAATPEEIARMRTLLDEAMASGAIGLSTGAAYPTAMPATTEEMARVAEVIGPYGGVYASHIRDEGDHVFAALDEAFAIGRAAQAPVVVSHHKLIGPRNHGRSVQTLAHVREAMAHQPIALDCYPYCAGSTILRKDRIAVSSRIIVTQSQPHPEFSGMDLDAIAQRLGVSVEDAVDLLQPAGAIYFLMDEADVRRVLAFPRTMIGSDGMPHDTSPHPRLWGTFPRVLGHYCRDVGLFSLEQAVHKMTGLTARHFRLPGRGVLCEGAFADITVFDAGRIADRATWEAPTLRAEGIDAVIVNGRPAWRDGESLGVRSGRVVRLTD from the coding sequence ATGGCCGACTTCGACCTCGTGGTGCGCCACGGCACGCTGATCGACGGCACGGGCAGCGCACGACGCAAGGCCGATATCGGCATCCGTGGCGCGCGCGTAGCCGCCATCGGTGATCTGTCGGCGCTGCGTGGCACGGCCGAGATCGACGCCACCGGCCGCATCGTGGCGCCGGGCTTCATCGACTCGCACACGCACGACGACCGCTACCTCCTGCTCGACCCGGACATGCCGGCCAAGCTGAGCCAGGGCGTGACGACGGTCGTCACCGGCAACTGCGGCATCAGCCTCGCGCCCTGGGGCGCGCCGGCAGGCGCCACCGTGCCGCCGCCGCTGAACCTGCTGGGCCACGACCCGGCCCTGTTCGGCGACGCCACCTTCGCGGCCTACCTCGCGCGCCTGGAGGCTGCGCCCGCTGCGGTGAACGCAGCCTGCCTGGTGGGCCACACCACCTTGCGCGCGGCGACGATGGAGCGCCTCGACCGGGCCGCCACGCCGGAAGAAATCGCACGCATGCGAACCCTGCTCGACGAGGCCATGGCCAGCGGCGCCATCGGGCTGTCCACCGGCGCGGCCTACCCCACGGCCATGCCGGCCACGACCGAAGAGATGGCGCGGGTGGCCGAAGTGATCGGGCCCTACGGCGGCGTGTACGCGAGTCACATCCGCGACGAGGGCGACCATGTGTTCGCCGCGCTGGACGAAGCCTTCGCGATCGGCCGCGCGGCGCAGGCGCCTGTGGTGGTGTCGCACCACAAGCTCATCGGCCCGCGCAACCATGGCCGTTCGGTGCAGACGCTGGCGCACGTGCGCGAGGCGATGGCGCACCAGCCCATCGCGCTCGACTGCTATCCCTACTGCGCGGGCTCCACCATCCTGCGCAAGGACCGCATTGCGGTGTCGAGCCGGATCATCGTCACGCAGTCTCAACCGCACCCCGAGTTCTCGGGCATGGACCTCGACGCGATCGCGCAGCGCCTCGGCGTGTCGGTGGAAGACGCAGTCGACCTGCTGCAGCCGGCCGGCGCCATCTACTTCCTGATGGACGAGGCCGACGTGCGGCGCGTGCTGGCCTTTCCCCGGACCATGATCGGCTCCGATGGCATGCCCCACGACACCTCACCGCATCCGCGCCTGTGGGGCACCTTTCCGCGCGTGCTGGGCCACTACTGCCGCGACGTCGGCCTGTTCTCGCTCGAACAGGCGGTGCACAAGATGACGGGGCTGACGGCCCGGCATTTCCGCCTGCCCGGCCGCGGCGTGCTGTGCGAAGGCGCCTTTGCCGACATCACCGTGTTCGATGCCGGCCGGATTGCCGACCGCGCGACGTGGGAGGCCCCCACGCTGCGTGCGGAGGGCATCGATGCCGTCATCGTCAACGGGCGGCCGGCGTGGCGCGATGGCGAATCGCTCGGCGTGCGCAGCGGGCGCGTGGTGCGACTGACCGACTGA
- a CDS encoding DUF2147 domain-containing protein: MQWVLHPLDTKPAMTMHSFHRPSGRALAAVLMLTAAFAAQAQSSSAATDPRGRWITANGNLEVELAPCGAALCGTVTKVLGNRSMAPGGGDMQPADSRPALGMTLLKDFTPVDATDPSRPPTEWAGQIYNRENGKTYSCNMSVSTDGNAAGELLLRAYVGLPLFGKTQRWVRAASDN; encoded by the coding sequence ATGCAATGGGTGCTTCATCCACTCGACACGAAGCCCGCCATGACCATGCACTCGTTCCACCGTCCATCAGGCCGCGCGCTGGCAGCCGTCCTGATGCTGACCGCAGCCTTCGCCGCGCAGGCACAGTCGTCTTCCGCGGCGACCGATCCGCGCGGCCGCTGGATCACCGCGAACGGCAACCTCGAAGTTGAACTCGCACCGTGCGGCGCCGCGCTGTGCGGCACCGTCACCAAGGTCCTCGGCAATCGATCGATGGCACCCGGCGGCGGCGACATGCAACCCGCCGACAGCCGGCCGGCCCTCGGCATGACGCTGCTGAAAGACTTCACGCCCGTCGACGCGACCGATCCGTCCCGGCCGCCCACCGAATGGGCCGGTCAGATCTACAACCGCGAGAACGGCAAGACCTACAGCTGCAACATGTCTGTCAGCACCGACGGCAACGCGGCGGGCGAGCTGCTGCTGCGTGCGTACGTCGGGCTGCCGCTGTTCGGCAAGACGCAACGCTGGGTGCGCGCCGCGTCGGACAACTGA
- a CDS encoding GNAT family N-acetyltransferase, whose product MTNFEAPRIHVLSTVSDAQVQALADLLIDCVEGGASVSFMLPLARERALAFWRKVADGVARGERALLVAEDAEGLLGTVQLVLDQPENQPHRAEVSKMLVYRRARRRGIGALLMQAAEDQAHAHGKTLLVLDTSSAEAERLYARMGWQRVGVIPGFALLPEGEPCSTTFFYRALEARAQAPAAG is encoded by the coding sequence ATGACGAATTTCGAAGCGCCCCGCATCCATGTACTTTCTACGGTGAGCGATGCCCAGGTGCAGGCGTTGGCCGACCTGCTGATCGATTGCGTCGAGGGCGGCGCGTCTGTCAGCTTCATGCTCCCGCTGGCCCGCGAGCGCGCCCTCGCGTTCTGGCGGAAGGTGGCCGACGGCGTGGCGCGCGGCGAACGTGCATTGCTCGTGGCTGAAGACGCCGAGGGCCTCCTCGGAACAGTGCAGCTCGTGCTCGACCAGCCCGAGAACCAGCCCCACCGCGCAGAGGTCTCGAAGATGCTGGTGTACCGCAGGGCGCGGCGCCGGGGCATCGGCGCGCTGCTGATGCAGGCGGCCGAGGACCAGGCGCATGCGCACGGCAAGACCTTGCTGGTGCTCGACACGTCGAGCGCCGAAGCCGAGCGGCTCTATGCCCGCATGGGCTGGCAGCGCGTGGGTGTGATCCCCGGATTCGCACTGCTGCCGGAGGGCGAACCGTGCAGCACCACCTTCTTCTATCGCGCGCTGGAGGCCCGCGCACAGGCACCGGCGGCAGGCTGA
- a CDS encoding helix-turn-helix domain-containing protein — protein MKEIEETPSGLNDRIAQRVRDLRAQRGLSLDALATHCGVSRSMISLIERGESSPTAVLLEKLATGLGVSLASLFEAPAPAADPVSRLASQLQWRDPHSGYVRRNVSPGSFASPIQIVEVLFPPKARVAYETAAREPVIHQQVWVLDGVIELTLGDDQHRLATGDCLAMVLDRPMSYYNPSRTTTRYAVVIATVPSSWR, from the coding sequence ATGAAGGAAATAGAAGAAACACCGTCCGGCCTGAACGACCGCATCGCGCAGCGTGTGCGCGACCTGCGCGCGCAACGCGGCCTCTCGCTCGATGCACTGGCCACGCACTGCGGCGTCAGCCGTTCCATGATCTCGCTGATCGAGCGCGGCGAAAGCAGCCCCACCGCCGTGCTGCTCGAAAAACTCGCAACCGGCCTCGGCGTGTCGCTGGCCTCGCTGTTCGAGGCGCCCGCGCCCGCCGCCGATCCGGTGTCGCGCCTGGCCAGCCAGCTGCAGTGGCGCGACCCGCACTCCGGCTATGTGCGGCGCAATGTGTCGCCAGGCAGCTTTGCGTCGCCCATCCAGATCGTCGAGGTGCTGTTTCCGCCCAAGGCCCGTGTGGCTTATGAAACCGCGGCGCGCGAACCGGTCATCCACCAGCAGGTGTGGGTGCTCGACGGCGTCATCGAACTCACGCTGGGCGACGACCAGCACCGGCTCGCCACCGGCGACTGCCTGGCAATGGTGCTCGACCGTCCCATGAGCTACTACAACCCCTCGCGCACTACCACCCGCTACGCCGTCGTGATCGCGACCGTGCCCTCTTCGTGGAGATGA